Below is a genomic region from Xanthobacter autotrophicus Py2.
GCGAGGAAGGGCTGGTGGCGCTTCTCGACATGGGCGTGTTTCTGGCGATCCTGTTTCTCGGTCTGCTCTATGGCTGGAGCCAGGGCGCGTTCAGGCGGCAATGACGATGCTGGGCGCCCATCAATCCGCGCGCGCCGGGGCGTTTGCGCCGCTGCGCCGCCTGATCGCCGGGGCGATGGCGCGCGACCTTCGGGCGCTGGTGGTGCCGGGGGTGGATGTGGCGTTGGCGGCGGGACTGGATCTTTCCCGCGCGGGTCTGACCGAAGCCGATGGGCCGCGCCAAGCCAATGTGCTGCTGGTGATGTTGCCGTTGCCCGCGCCGATGCTCAAGGCGGCGACCGTGGCCTACGCGCAGATGCCGCGCCCGCGCACGGTTCTGGTGCTGGGTGAGGGCGTGATCGCGCCGTTGCCCGAACCCGACAGCGTGCGCTAAACGTCATGCTGCTTTAGGCAGACGCACCACTTCCGCGATCTCCGCAGCGATCTCCTCAACAGTGTGGGTAGCGGTGCTTCTTGCCAATCGGTCGGCGAGTGAAGCCGAATACCCGATCACTTCGCGCTTCGAGACGTTGTGCCAGATCGGCAGCAAGATTTGCTCGCCCGAGACGGCGCGGGTCACCAGCCCGTCCAGCTCGTACTCCGGCCACCCCTTGCCGAAGAATGCCTGATCAAGTAGCAGGTGGTGCGCATCGACCGCCCGGAATTCTGTGCGCGGGCGGGTTTCCGGCCGCCCGTCCGACAATTGGCGGGAGAATATGTGGTGCCGTGCCACCCGCGCGAAAGTTTGATCGAGTTTAAAGTCCGATATGTTTGCCGGCCGCATAATTCGATGGCTTCGCTGGTGTTCAAACGAGGAACCGATGGCCAGGTCCGCCTGCGTACCGCCTCCGCCGGCAAATCGCATTGCGATCATTGTGATGAAATCCGACGCGGGCCCCGCACTTTGTCCCTTCTTCGGCAAGTGCGATGGAATATGGATCGTGGATACGCTCACGGGCGCGACCGAGTTCCGCGCCAACCCCCAGCGCACGTCTGCCGCGCTATGCGATCTCATTGTCGCGGCCAGATCGGGCCGCTTGGTTTGCGGTTTTATCGGCGAGCCGGAGAAACAGAGACTTTG
It encodes:
- a CDS encoding Ni Fe-hydrogenase III large subunit-like protein (KEGG: rxy:Rxyl_0129 Ni Fe-hydrogenase III large subunit-like protein) — its product is MTMLGAHQSARAGAFAPLRRLIAGAMARDLRALVVPGVDVALAAGLDLSRAGLTEADGPRQANVLLVMLPLPAPMLKAATVAYAQMPRPRTVLVLGEGVIAPLPEPDSVR
- a CDS encoding hypothetical protein (KEGG: maq:Maqu_1263 TIR protein) codes for the protein MRSHSAADVRWGLARNSVAPVSVSTIHIPSHLPKKGQSAGPASDFITMIAMRFAGGGGTQADLAIGSSFEHQRSHRIMRPANISDFKLDQTFARVARHHIFSRQLSDGRPETRPRTEFRAVDAHHLLLDQAFFGKGWPEYELDGLVTRAVSGEQILLPIWHNVSKREVIGYSASLADRLARSTATHTVEEIAAEIAEVVRLPKAA